The following proteins come from a genomic window of Desmospora profundinema:
- a CDS encoding DJ-1/PfpI family protein codes for MKKTYVRVAVYFSAWMLLILITGVWGWISSMNQMMGTDHQPLNSSLVPVEVEPPPYNPNKPTVAVLLGSDSTEVIDFLAPYELFSATKHFNVFAVAPDRRITTLTGGLDVIPHYSFEELDELLGNSPDVVVIPAIFYMDHQGYEAVDDYIKKHSNNDTMILTICTGAENLAHTGLLDGKTATTHWGDMGRLEKKYPEVKWIHDQRFVAAGNIVSSAGLTSGIDATLYAISQLAGEPIAERTARSIHYPNFHYVKDPSMERYHFDLRDAVFILNHAFVWKKQNEGVLLYDGMQETALASVFDTFSAMGTSKTFTISKTISPVKTKHGLYLIPRYQNKNAPNIDRLIVTGTNPSMDLAKYIKEWRVKDKDTEMVYMHAMEPGRFVLEAPIEDLARQTNIPTAVFAAKRLEYRADALQLEGDSYPTGVIVLPVMMGFLSLVMVIWMDRRFLKKENRRAKKSIT; via the coding sequence TTGAAAAAAACGTATGTACGTGTGGCGGTTTATTTCTCGGCATGGATGCTTCTGATCCTGATCACAGGGGTATGGGGCTGGATTTCTTCGATGAATCAGATGATGGGTACCGATCATCAACCGCTTAACTCCTCCTTGGTACCAGTAGAGGTGGAGCCGCCCCCATACAATCCGAATAAGCCGACAGTTGCCGTATTGCTGGGAAGTGACAGCACGGAAGTGATCGATTTTCTTGCCCCTTATGAGCTGTTTTCTGCCACAAAACACTTTAATGTGTTTGCTGTTGCCCCTGATCGCCGCATAACAACGTTAACGGGCGGGCTGGATGTCATTCCCCACTATTCATTTGAGGAATTGGATGAGTTATTGGGAAATAGTCCGGATGTCGTGGTGATTCCAGCGATTTTCTATATGGATCATCAAGGGTATGAAGCGGTGGATGATTATATTAAAAAGCATTCCAATAACGATACCATGATTCTGACGATTTGTACGGGTGCAGAAAATCTGGCTCATACCGGTTTACTGGATGGCAAAACAGCGACCACACACTGGGGGGACATGGGACGGTTGGAGAAAAAGTATCCGGAAGTCAAGTGGATACATGATCAGCGCTTTGTGGCTGCCGGCAACATCGTATCTTCCGCAGGTCTTACTTCAGGGATCGATGCCACTTTATATGCGATCTCCCAATTGGCGGGGGAGCCAATCGCCGAACGTACAGCACGCTCTATCCATTATCCGAATTTTCATTATGTAAAGGACCCTTCTATGGAGCGGTACCATTTTGATTTAAGGGATGCCGTCTTTATCTTGAATCATGCTTTTGTATGGAAAAAACAGAATGAAGGGGTCTTGCTATATGATGGGATGCAGGAAACGGCATTAGCTTCTGTTTTTGATACGTTCTCAGCCATGGGAACCTCAAAGACCTTTACCATTTCCAAAACCATTTCACCTGTAAAAACAAAACATGGTCTTTACTTGATACCTCGTTATCAGAATAAGAATGCGCCAAACATAGACCGATTAATTGTGACAGGCACAAACCCTTCCATGGACTTAGCGAAATACATCAAAGAGTGGAGAGTAAAGGATAAAGACACGGAAATGGTATACATGCATGCGATGGAACCGGGGCGCTTTGTACTGGAAGCGCCGATTGAAGATTTAGCGAGACAGACGAATATACCGACCGCCGTTTTTGCTGCCAAACGCTTAGAGTATCGAGCGGATGCTTTACAGCTGGAAGGAGATTCATACCCGACCGGTGTCATCGTTTTACCCGTGATGATGGGTTTCCTCTCTCTTGTTATGGTTATATGGATGGATCGTCGCTTTTTAAAAAAGGAAAATCGTCGGGCGAAGAAGAGCATTACGTGA